The genomic DNA GGTATTTGATTTTATCATTTAGTTTTGTATGCGCTGTTAGTGAGGTTTTCGCCCTGACGGCTACGTCATTTTTCTTTTGCGAGAAAAGAAAAACGAAGCAAAAAGAAAGCTCGCCCTACATTATCTTCATCCTGTGTTCAAGCTTACAAAGCAATGCTTTGTTTAAAGCTAAGCTTTCACCCCACTAACAAGGGCGTTGAAGTAACTCGCTTTGCTCAAACAGACTTCAACTCTGATCCCTTGTTCACTTGCGCTACTCGGCGAAGATGAGGGGATTAAAAAGCGCAATCTTGACTATTGAGAGTGAGAAACGTTTTTACCATAAAAAGTATCGGGTGTTCTCAGGCCTTACCATTCGAAGACTTTTCTGTTCAGAAACGTATCGGATAATTTAATGCGCTTTTTCCCGTGACTTGTTAAGTTGCTTTGCTTTCTTTTTATCCCTAACCCATAAAACAGAGCCATTTGTTTTTTTCATTTCAAATAAATCAATAGCTTGAAATAGGTCACTTAATTTTTTGAAACCGTAATTTCTTTGATCAAAGGATGCATGATTAGAAATATGGGTGCCTATTGGTCCTAACATAGCCCAGCCATCATCTTCCTCTACGGCTTCAATTGCTTGTCGTAGTAAGTTGATTAGCTTGGTATCACTTTTTATAGTCTTTGTTTGCTTTTGAATTGGTACTTCTATTTCGTCGCCTTCGTCTAGATAAAGGAAGCGAGAACAACTATTTACGAAAGCCAAAGGTGCTTTGCGTTCACCAAAACCAATCACAAACTTACCATCGGCTAATGAACGAGTGACTAATGGAGTAAAATCGCAATCAGATGACACCAGACAAATAACGTCAATGCTTTTCGTATACAGTATATCCATTACATCTATTACCAATGCCATATCAGTGGCATTTTTCCCCTTAGTAAGATCAAATTGTTGGATCGGCTGTATTGCAAATTCATGAAGTACGTCTTCCCAAGGCTTTAAGTTTTGGCTTTTCCAGTTTCCATATGCCTTGCGAATATTAACTACACCATAACGAGCTAACTCGGAGAGTACTTTATCTATCTTTTTGGCAGGGGCGTTATCGGCATCAATGAATAGTGCAATTTTCTCTTTGTCTCTCACAGGGGCATCCTTGCAATTTCACAACGTATTACTTGGCTTCTCATTAAACTGAGCCTAGTTAGTTGCATAATGAGTTGCTGTGTCAATTTTTATTGAATTATGACAATAACTTACCAGTAAGGTTGGGCCATTTACAGTACTTATTGATAATAAACAAAGTGAGTTGTATTGCTGTGTTTGAGGCGCGCCTTGCCGTGCGGTTTTCAGGGAGCAGCTCGATGAGTTCGTTATAAACCCCTTCCGGTAGTTAAAAAATGAAACCAGTCTGGGCGCTTTCTTTGTTGGGCTGCTGCGGCGGCTTTTTGATAAGCGTATGGCACCTTAACATGTTGAACACTCCAAGCTCCGTTTGTCCTTTCAACAATTGCATAGTTAGCATGAGGGCTATAGGTCTCCATAGAATGAATGACGGGGTCTTCATCTGTGTAGGCGGGCAAGCTAACACTACCAGGGTTAACAATGAGCTGCCCTGTGCTGGTGAATACTGTTCTCGGTGTATGTGTGTGACCGCAAATAACCACTTCCGATGATTGGCCATCAAGCAGCTGCAATATCTCTGCATCAGTTCTCACGCTTGCTCTGCCACTGACAACATTTTCGAGTAAATAAACCAAGTCATCGCGAGGAGAGCCATGGCATAAAAAAACATCCTTAGTGAGTTGATAACTGAAAGGCAAAGCTTTCATCCATTGAAGAGGGGCATTTCCTAGATCTTCTACAATGAATTGCATGGTTGGATTTGATGCTATTTCTTGCGAGGAGGCTTCATAAATTTGTCGGTCTTGATTGCCTCTGAGCGTAACTATCGAGTGTTCTCTTAACAGCTCGTAAGTCGCCTTAGGCGCAATAGGGCCATATAGAATATCTCCAAGGTTAACTATTACATCAAGCTTACGTTTATGAATGTCTTCTAGAACCGCTTCAAGCGCATACACATTGCTGTGGATGTCTGAGATTGCCGCTATTTGCACAAATCCTCCTTGGATGTATCTAGCTAGCAGCAGGGGCGACTAAATAGTGTATGTTTAGTCGCCTGCCACCAAGGCGGGTAGTGGTGGTGATGTTTCGCAGAACTTACACCCAAACATCATTTTCGGCAGTTAGCTCACCACCCGACTTACCTGTATTAACCACCCCTTGGGTTCGACAAGCATAATTTTACATTCACTGGTAGCGACGGGTTTATGTTCAACTCCTTTAGGAATGACAAACATTTCGCCCGCATTGAGAGTCACCACACCGTCACGAAATTCGATATTAAGAGTGCCTTCAATAACGATGAACACCTCATCTGTATCGGGGTGGTCATGCCAAACAAACTCACCTTCAACTTTTGCTAGCTTAAATTGATAGTTATTCATCTCCGCAATCACTCGTGGAGACCAGTGTTCAGTAAATTTGGAGAACTTATCTTTAAAATTTATAGCTTTATACTTCATTTTTACTCCATAGATTGAGCTGAGCTGGTGGGCAGCTGCATTGTTCCTGTAATAACCGTTACTGCCGACCCGATTAGTTTGGTACGTCCATTGGCTAAGAGTTTGGTAGTGATATAGCCACCACGGGCCGACGCTTGAAACCCCTTTAGTTGAGTTTTGGCTAACTTTTTCGACCAATAAACGCTTAAAGCACAATGCGCAGAACCTGTCACAGGGTCTTCATTTACACCAACCCAAGGGGCAAAGTACCTCGAAATAAAGTCTAAATCATCACTTGGCGAACGCGTTGTAAGCACAACGCCACGACCATTAAGTTGTTTTAAAGCCTCAAAGTTTGGTTGAAGATTAAGTAAGGTTTTTTCGCTATTCAATTCGATTAACACTTTCGAGTCGAAGTGAGCATAAGAAATGACTTCACTCTTCTGAATGCCCAGATACTCCAATAACTGAGGTGACGGAGTTGGGTTTAAGTCGATTACTGGTGATGGGAAGTCAAGCTCGATGGTGTTTGTATTTACGAGGGCGGTTAAGGTTCCAGAGAGGGTTTCAAAATTAACTTTATCGCCTTTGTTAAGCTGTCCTCTTTCTTTGAGCACATGCGCCACGGCAAGCGTGCCATGGCCACACAAACTTACTTCGGTGGTTGGTGTGAACCATCTTAATCTCATATCTGAAAGCGATAAAAAGGCCGTTTCAGATAGCGCCATTTCTTCAGCAATTGCCAGCATTAAGTTTTCACTGAGGCCATGTTTGCTTATACACACCCCAGCAGGATTTCCTTTGAATGCCTCAGTGGTAAATGAATCAACTTGATAAATATCTAAGTGCATTGAAATTCTCTAATGAACGACGTTGGATCACTTTACCTTAGGGGATGAACAACACAACCGCCTTAGCTAAGTAATTGTGCGAAATACTAAAGCCAATTCAAACCGAAAAATCTAGGCCTTGATTAAGCCTCTTAGGTGCTTTGTGGCTTTTGTTCTAAGCACTGCTAACCTAACACACTTATTTGACCCAATTATTATATTGGCCATTGTTGTAAGGTGCCCTTCTTAACCCAGCCTATTGCTGAAATTGTCGCTTAACGGTTAATGGCATCGTGCGGGGTTTATCTGACCAGCTAGTTAAGCCAAGCCTTGCTATGTTGTTATTGTCCAATCAAAACAAAACCCATAAAGGGATGGCTAACGCAGCAATTGCTTTAGCTCAGCATTCTTTATCGCAGCTAGTTGTTGTTCTCGCGGC from Agarivorans gilvus includes the following:
- a CDS encoding PhzF family phenazine biosynthesis protein encodes the protein MHLDIYQVDSFTTEAFKGNPAGVCISKHGLSENLMLAIAEEMALSETAFLSLSDMRLRWFTPTTEVSLCGHGTLAVAHVLKERGQLNKGDKVNFETLSGTLTALVNTNTIELDFPSPVIDLNPTPSPQLLEYLGIQKSEVISYAHFDSKVLIELNSEKTLLNLQPNFEALKQLNGRGVVLTTRSPSDDLDFISRYFAPWVGVNEDPVTGSAHCALSVYWSKKLAKTQLKGFQASARGGYITTKLLANGRTKLIGSAVTVITGTMQLPTSSAQSME
- a CDS encoding NYN domain-containing protein; its protein translation is MRDKEKIALFIDADNAPAKKIDKVLSELARYGVVNIRKAYGNWKSQNLKPWEDVLHEFAIQPIQQFDLTKGKNATDMALVIDVMDILYTKSIDVICLVSSDCDFTPLVTRSLADGKFVIGFGERKAPLAFVNSCSRFLYLDEGDEIEVPIQKQTKTIKSDTKLINLLRQAIEAVEEDDGWAMLGPIGTHISNHASFDQRNYGFKKLSDLFQAIDLFEMKKTNGSVLWVRDKKKAKQLNKSREKAH
- a CDS encoding metallophosphoesterase family protein, whose product is MQIAAISDIHSNVYALEAVLEDIHKRKLDVIVNLGDILYGPIAPKATYELLREHSIVTLRGNQDRQIYEASSQEIASNPTMQFIVEDLGNAPLQWMKALPFSYQLTKDVFLCHGSPRDDLVYLLENVVSGRASVRTDAEILQLLDGQSSEVVICGHTHTPRTVFTSTGQLIVNPGSVSLPAYTDEDPVIHSMETYSPHANYAIVERTNGAWSVQHVKVPYAYQKAAAAAQQRKRPDWFHFLTTGRGL